Below is a genomic region from Geothermobacter hydrogeniphilus.
CCGGCGATCTTGAGACCGAAATAATCAGCCGCCCGGCTGACCTCGCGATTGACATTTTCAAAAACCTGGTCGACCACACCGGACTTCAGCCCGAGCCGTTTTTTCGCCTCTCTGCGAAATCGGTCGGCATATTCAAGCGGGTGACCTGAGTAGAGAATATTGGCCACCAGCCCGGCCAGATAGGCGACCACCACGACCTTCTCCATCTCCCGGTTCCCGCCCTGATAGGAGGACGGGTCATGATGGTAGAGGATCGGCTGCACCAGGGTCTCCGGAAACTGCCAGTGGCGCGCGGCATGACAGCCGACAAAGGAGTGGTCAGCACCCAGTTCCCGTTCCTCAAGGACAAACAGTTCCTCCGCGTCGGTCTCACATTTCCGCAACACGGCATCGTACTGTTCGGGAAAGGCCTTGGCCAGGATCAGGACCCCGATATTTTCCAGCAGGCAGACGGTAAAGACCTCCTCCGGGTCAACATCGGTCTCAACCTCCTCGACCAGCATCCTGGCCGCCACGGCGGTCGCCAGGGACTGTTCCCAGAAACGCTGGTAATCGAACCCGGTCTGCCGCCGAGCATGTTCAGCATCGAGAAAAGAGAAGGAGAGGACCAGGCTGCGCACCGCGTTGGTGCCGAGAATCGCGACCGCCTGCTGGATGGTTCTGACCTCGTTGGGAAAACTGTAGAAAGCCGAGTTGACAACCTTGAGCAACTTGGCGGAAAGGGAGACATCCTGGGCCACCAGGCTGCTGATCTGGTAGATGGTCGTCTCCTCGCGACCGGTGATTTCGATCAACTTGGAGGCAACGCTGGAAAGGGTGGGCAGGGCTCCCGCGTCCATGACGCCCTGAATAATCTGCTCCCGGGTCATTGCAATACTCCTGGCCGTCTGACTGAGAATCAGTCAATCCCGCGCGACGAAAAAGGCCGCACATCAACATATCGGCCGGAGTAACAATAATCTCTAGGGAAACCAGAACCTGTGAGAATTCAGTCCCGGGGGGTGGTGCGCAAGAAGAGGATCAGCGCCCCCTGGCCTCCCAGGTTGCGGGGCGCCCGCCCCCACTCGACGACCTCCGTGAAGGACTCCCGCTTCAGCAGCTGCTCGATGGCGTCGCGCAGCACCGGTCCGTCGGGCGAATGCAGGCCGCGGCCGGTGATCACCCGCACCGTGGTCCACCCCTGGTAGCGGGCATCGACAAGAAAGTGGCGGAATACTTCTTCCGCCCGGGCGCGGCTCAGGCCGTGCAGATCGAGATCCCGCTCGACACGCAACCGGCCGCGCTGCAGCTGCTTCATGCGCCGGGGAGCAGCAGTCGATTCTTCTTCCTCCGGCAGTTCATCAACAAAGCACACATCGAGTTGTCCGAGGGCGGCGAGAAACTCGTCCTCGTCCGATGCGGGTGATTTCGGAACGGTCGGCGGGTCCTCCCCGAGGTCGACCGGGGGATGAGACCGATCCTCCCCATCGGAAAACCTGGCGACACCGAGGGCATCCATCGCCGAAGCGAAATCCTCCTCCGCTTCCGCCGGTGTCGGCGGGGCCGGTTTCGGCAGGGGCGCCGGTGTCTTCGCCGGCGACGGAACAGAAAGCCCCTTCAGTTTCTTGAAGGGGCTGTTGTTGAAATCTTTTTTCGACTTGCGGGAGGCCATTTCAACGGCGGACGATCTTCCGGCGGCCCTGCATCGCCCGGGTCTGCTGCTTGATGATCGCACCCTGCTTTTCGAGATGAAACTGCAGCCACATATCGCCATACTGTTTCATCTTCATCTTTTTGCCGGCACGAAGCAGCTCCAGGTTGCCCTGCAACGCCTCCTTATTGGAAACCTTCTTGAGTCCCTTCTCCAGGACCTTGATCGCCTGGTCCCGCCTGCCGACCCGATCCAGGCAGTAGGCATAGAGATTCCAGAGCATGTCCTCCTTCTTGGTTCCGGCGATTGCCTTGTCGAAGGTGGCGATCATCTTCTCAGTCTGCTTCTTGCGCATCTGGCAGATGGCCAGCATGCCCATGCCGACCCAGTGGCGGAAAAACCCCTTCTCAAGATACTCGTAGGCCTTGGCGAAATCACGTTTCAGGTAGTAGATGGTGCCGATCTGGGAGTTGACCTGCTGTTTGACGTAAAACTGCCAGGCACCGTACTTGTAGGCCTGCTCCAGGGTCTTGACCGCTTTTTCGGCCCGGTTGCCCTGGATATCGCGCTGGGCCTGCTCCATGATGACCCCGACCTTCTTCATCACCACGCGCAACAGGACAAAATAGACGACGGCAAACACCCCCAGGCTGATGAGGATGGCAACCCAGATTTCGAACCCGGCCCCGTACTGCAGGGCAAGGGAGGTTGCGGCACTGCAGGCCGCGGCAATAAGGACACTTAACATCTTGACTGGACTTCCTTTCAAATGGGATGGCCCGCGTCCGGAATTCCACCCGGGACCGAGCCGTCAAAGGCAAGCGAGTTTAGCAACCCGGCCGCCAAAAGTCAAAGGCCGCGGGGGGCGCGGCCCCGCCCTTCAGGCCGGCAGTTCGAGGTGTTCAACAATACGATCAATGCCCAGCCGGTCCAGGTCGTCGGGCAGGCGGTCGTTGCGCAGAAACTGGCTGTTGCCGCCCTGCAGCAGGGGAATCTCGCTCTGGCTGTTTTCGAGGGTAAAAACCTCACCGCAGGCGGGTCGGCAGGGGCGGTCGTGGCGGGGAGAGCGGAAAGGACAGTTTCGGCTGGAGGTGACCAGCACATAAGGCCGGTGCAGGCTGCCACGCAACGACCGCGGCAAAGGCGCGATTCCCTGCAGCAGGTTGTCGAGTTCAACCCGCCCGATGCCCGCCTCCCGGAGAAAGGCGACCGCCTCGCTGCTGTACCAGCTACCGCGCTGGAAATAGTCCCGTTCGGCGGGAGAGAGGTCGAAATCGAGAATCCGCGGGCCGCGTTTCTGCCCCGACAGGGCACGACCGCAGACCCGCGGCAGACGGGGAAGAAACTCCCCGGCGAGAGCAATCATGCCGAGATCTGAAATCAGCAGTTCATCACCGGCGTCAAAAACATCAACCAGCCCCTTCAACAGGCTGCGGACAGCAGGCAGCCAGGACTGGTAAAGAACCGGGGTGACCAGGGTCATGGCGATGGATTGCCGACGGCAGAAAGCGACCGCGCGCAGGACCTGATCACGTGACGGCATCCGCCAGCTGCAGAACTCGGCCCCGAAATAGAGACGATCGATTCCCGGAGGCAGGGAATCCGGCACCCGACAGGTCAGCAGCGCCCGTTCCATCCCACTCCTTTCAGCCGGCGGGAACCAGCAGGGTCAACTTGTCCCCCGGATGGAGAATATGGTCGGCGGCAAGATTGTTCCAGGCGAGGATCTGACGTGTCGGCACATCGTAGCGGCGACCGATGGTCCACAGGGAATCTCCGGCACGTACCCGATAGACGATCCGCTTCAGCGGCCCCCGGTGCTTCTTCAGACGTTTCCCGCCGGCCCCCTTGCTGGAGACCACCAGAGTCTGTCCGGGGTGAATCAGGTTGCTCCAACCGAGCCGGTTCCAGACCCGCAGCTGTTTCTGGGTGACGTTGAATTTCTTCGCGATGCTCCACAGGCTGTCGCCGTTACGCACCTTGTAGGAACGGCGGTAGGAACGCACGTAATCATCGCGCAGTTCATCCAGCGGACGACGGGTGTAACCCTTCTTGAGCGGCAGAATCAGATCACTGCCGATCTTGAGGGCGCGCGGGTTGCGGATCGCGTTGAGGGCGATGATGTCGTTGACCCGGACATGATGACGCTTGGAGAGGCTGAGCAGGGTGTCGCCCGGCTTGACGCGGTGGCGCAGATACTTGACCCGGTCGGCCGGGTCGAGGGCGGCATAGGCGTCGACAAATCGCCGGTAGCTCCCCTTCGGCAGGCGGACCACGTAGCCGCGTTCACCGGGAGGCGTTGACCAGCGTTTCAGTTCCGGATTGAGTTGTTTAATGGTCCGGTAGTCGCTGCCGGCCAGTTTGGCGATGACCTCCAGGTCGGTGGCTGACGGCAGAGCCACTTCGTCGTAAACCAGCGGTTGCTGCAATTCAACCGTATCGAAACCGTATTTGCCGGGCTGTTTGCTGATCAGCAACACCGCCAGCAGCTTCGGCACATAGTTGCGGGTTTCCGGCTGGAGAAAATTCCCGCGCGAAATATCCCAGAAGTCAGTGCTCTTGTATTTCCTGACGGCACGACTGATCTTTCCGCCGCCGGCATTGTAGGCGGCAACCGCCAGGTACCAGTTGCCGTCAAAACGGTCGTGCAGGTCGGCAAGGAAACGGGCGGCGGCGTAAGTCGATTTTTCAAAATCGCGCCGTTCATCCCGCCACCAGTCGGTTTTGAGGCCGTAGTGACGGCCGGTTTTCTCGATAAACTGCCAGGGCCCGACGGCATTGGCCCAACTGTAGGCTCTTTCATTGAAGCCGGACTCGACCATCGCCAGGTAGGCGAGATCGCGCGGCAGGCCCTGCTCGGCAAAAATGGCACGCATCCTCGGCAGGTAACGCCCCGAGCGGGCGAGCCAACGGACAAAACCCTTGCGGCCGGCGTGAGTGTAATAATCGATGAAATATTTGACTTTAGCGTTTTCCACCACCGGGAAATCAAACAGTTTACCCGACGCGGGGGTGGTCAAACCCTCATCTTCCGGGGGATGCTGATCAAACCCGGTGAGCAGCAGGGTATCGGCCAGGGTTTCGAGGTCAAGCGTGGACGACGGTTCTTCGCTCTCCAGCAAGGCCCGGTCGGCGAGGACAAAATCGCCGGGCAGCAGCGACATTCTGTCCCGCGCCGCTTCCAGTGACGAGATGTCACAGGTTTGACGCGCCTCTGCCGGCGCTCCCCCGGCCCCCCCGACAGCAGCGGCCTTCACCTCCGGAGACGGAGCGGAAAGCCGGACGCCGCAACCGCCGAGAAGGATCAGAGAAGAAATAAAAAGAATGCGAACCACCATAAAAAACTCCTGCAAGTCGGCCCGAACCTAAACAAAAAACCTTTTTGTGTCAAGTATTTCGAGCTTCTTCCGGCCAGAAACGCCGCTCCAGTTCCGCCAGCAGGGGGTCGAAGCTGCGGCGCTGCAGGGCACTGATCGGCAGGGCCCCGAACCGTCGGCAGAGGGGTTGCAGTTCCTCCTCGGGGACCTGATCGATCTTGTTGAAGACCAGCAGCCGGGGGAGATGCTGCAGGTTGAGATCCTGCAAGATCTTTTCCACGGCACTGATCTGAGATTCGAACTGCGGGTTGGAAAGATCCACCAGGTGCAGAATCAGGTCGGCATCCTCCAGTTCTTCAAGAGTGGCGCGAAAGGCGCCGAGCAGACTCTTCGGCAGCTGGCGGATGAAACCGACGGTATCGGTAATGATCACTTCGCGATCACTGGGGAAACGCAGGCGGCGGCTGGCGGTGTCGAGGGTAGCGAAAAGCAGGTCCTCGGTGAAGGTCGCGCTCTGGGTCAGGGCGTTGAGCAGGGTCGACTTGCCGGCGTTGGTATAGCCGACGATGGAAATGACCGGGACTCCGGCGCGAACCCGTCGCTGGCGTCGCTGGCGGCGACCGCGGGTCAGCTCCTGCAACTGTTTTTCCAGCCGGCGGATACGATCACGGGTCCGGCGACGGTCAATTTCCAGCTTGGTCTCCCCCGGTCCGCGACCGCCGATCCCCCCCATCAGGCGGGAGAAGGCCGTCCCCCGGCCAGTCAGGCGCGGCAGGATATATTTCAGCTGTGCCAGCTCGACCTGCACCTTGCCGTCGCGGGTGTGAGCGCGGCGGGCGAAGATGTCGAGGATCAGCTGGCTGCGATCAATAACTTTGAGGTCGGTGATGGCGGCGATGGCCCCGACCTGGGCCGGTGCCAGGTCATGGTCGAAAATCAGCATGGTGGCCCGCTGCTGCAGGGCGCGGATCACCACCTCCTTGAGCTTCCCCTCCCCCATCAGGTAGCGGGGATGAATGCGGTGGGTCCGCTGCACGACCCGATCAAGCACCTGGACATCGGCGGTTCGCGCCAGCTCGGCCAGCTCGGCCAGAGATTCCTCGACCTGGCGCGGCTTGCCGCCATTGACCGAGATCAGGATGGCACGTTCCCGGCCGTCATCGAGATCGACGGTGGCGGCAAGATCCCGCTCCAGTTCATCGTCGAGGGCATGGATAAAGGCGTCAAAAACGAGATCGAGCTGGTAGAAGTCAGCAAAGGAAAGACGCTCGCATGTGGTTCCAGCCGGGTTGGTCGGCAGCAGGTGGGCGATTTCGGTCCGTCCCGGCAGGCCCTGATCGTCGACCCCGATGGCCACCATCAGATCAAGGCGCAGCAGCGAGAGATCGTTGATGTCATCCTGGGAAAGGGGTTCCTGCCGGAGATGGGTGTGGATGCAGCGCAGGCCGCGCAACCCGCTGCGCCCCAGGCCGTAGTCGGAAAGGTCGGGGATGACAATTTCCCGGTCGTCACCAAGGATGACATGCAGGACCGTGCCGCGACGGTCGACGATGATGCCGATCTGCCGGCGCAACTCGAAAGAGAGTTCGGTCAGGTAGCGGGCCAGTTCGCCGGTGATCACCTCCCCGCCCGGAATCCGCCGTCGGTAGATCCGCTCCAGAGCCTGGATCCGGCTCGCCTTGAGCCCGGTGGTCGTACCGTGGATGACTGCCATCGGCTCTCAGACGACCCGTTTTGAACAGAAAAGGGCCTGTTGCCAGGCCCTTTTCTTAAAGAGTTCAGAGTGAATTCCCATATCAGCGGGCGGAGATATTGAAGCCGCCATCGACATAATGGATTTCGCCGGTGACACCGCTGGCGAGATCAGACAGCAGGTAGAGGGTCGCCTTGCCGACTTCATCCTGGGTGATCAGGCGCTGCAGCGGCGAGCGTTCCTCCATGACATGCAGTTTCTGCTTGAAATTGCCGACGCCGGAAGCCGCCAGGGTCTTGATCGGTCCCGCGGAAACGGCGTTGACGCGAATATTCTTCTCTCCCAGTTCGGTGGCCAGGTAACGAACCGACGATTCGAGAGCCGCCTTGGCCACTCCCATGACATTGTATTCGGGAACCGCCATAACCGCGCCGAGATAGGTCATGGTGACCACGCTGCCCCCTTCTTTCATCAACGGGATGGCATAGCGGGTCATCGGGATCAGCGAGTAGGCGCTGATGTCAAGGGCCAGGTGGAAACCGTCGCGACTGGTCTGGGAGAAGGGATTCTTCAGATCCTCGCGATTGGCGAAGGCGACCGCGTGGACCACGAAATCGATCTGCCCCCAGCGTTTTTCCAGTTCTGTGAAAACCGCGGCGATATCCTCATCCGAAGCAACGTCGCAGGGCAGAATGATCTCCGAACCGAGGCTTTCGGCCAGCGGACGGACCCGCCTTTCCAGCGCCTCGTTGAGATAAGTAAAGGCGATCTCGGCTCCCGCCTCGTGCAGTTGCCGGGCAACCCCCCAGGCAATACTTTTGTCGTTGGCCACGCCGAAAATGACGCCGCGCTTGCCGGCCATCAATCCCATGGTATCGATACCTCCTTGCAGGTGAAAAACTGCCTTTTAACAGATGTCCCGGATAAAGGCAAGAGAACAGGCTCAATCCTGCTCCGCGGTCACCTTCGAACCCAGCATCTTCAACAGAACCGCCGCCGGTTTTGCTCCCGAACTGACAGTCCCGTCGGGCAGGATCATGGTCGGAGTGGAGTTGATACCGAGTTCCTTCACCAGTTTCAGATTGGCATCGACGGCCGCTGCGGCTTCACACTCGGCCGACGGGATTTCTTCCCCGGCAAAAACCTTGTCGAGCAGGGAGATATCCTTCTTGCAGATCAGGGTCTTGGCCAGTCCGTAGGCATCGGGATGCATCTTCAGGGGGAAGAACTTGATCAGGAAGGCGATATTCGGATCGAGCTTGACGACCTTTTTCAATTCGCCGTGCAACCGCTTGCAGTAGGGACAACGCGGATCGGTAAAGACGATCACCCGGGTGGCCGCCATCGGGTTGCCGAGCAGCAGGGCATCATCCAGCGGTATCCGGCTGACATCGACCTTGGGCCGCTCTTTTTCCTGGGCCGCCGCGGTAATGTTGGTCTTGTCCTTCAGGCGGATGATATTGCCGGCGATCAGGTATTTTTTTGAAAAGTCGAGATAGAGCGGAAAGGTCTGCCCGTTCCTCTCCACTTCCACCAGCCAGACACCCGGCATCTCGGCGAATTCGACCTTGACCACCTTATCGACCCCGCCTTCCAGCAGCCTGGTCGCTTCGGGGATATCGAGGCTGTGGCAGTCACTGCACTCACCGGCACCACAGCCCCCTCCCTCGGCCATGAACGCCGCGGCCGGAGATGTCAGAAACAACAGGCACAGCAATGTCAGCAGTAGGTTCATCAGGTCAGCTCCTGTTCATTCGGTTCTGTCAGCGGGCTTGCAAAGCGGTTCATAATAAACTGCCGTCCCGCTTGTGGCAAGAGTATCGTCACAGCCCAAATCCGCCGGCAATTTCGGGATTCAGGTGTCGTTACGGATGAATCTGCTACGTTTCCACCCGAATCGGCACGGCGCCTCGCATCTCCACCCGTCCCACTACCCTCGATCCGCAAAACAGCCGGTGGATTTGGGCACGGATTGACCCGGCCTCCGGGGAGTGCTTAAATGTCGCTTCCGCCACAGGAGACCCGCATGGACCTGATCACTCTCTTCGGCCTCGCCCTGGCGCTGGCAATGGACGCCTTCGCCGTGGCACTGGCCAGCTCATTAAGCCTGCCCAAGCTGACCGGCCGGCATCTGTTCCGTCTCGGCTGGCATTTCGGCCTGTTCCAGGCGCTGATGCCGGTCATCGGCTGGCTGGCGGGACGGTTGGTACAGCAGTGGATCGTCGAGGTCGATCACTGGATCGCCTTCGGCCTGCTCACGTTCATCGGCGGACGCATGCTGTGGGAAGCCCTGCACCATGACGGGGAGGAGGTCCGCGGCGACCCGACCCGCGGCTGGACGATGGTGATGCTGTCGGTCGCCACCAGCATCGATGCCCTGGCGGTCGGCCTGACCCTGGCGATGCTCGGTGTCTCGATCTGGTTCCCGGCCCTGATCATCGGCCTGGTGGCCGGCATCCTGACCGTGGCCGGCATGCTCCTCGGCCGGCGCCTCGGCGGCCGCTGGGGGCAACCGGTGGAAATCATCGGCGGCCTGGTGCTGATCGGCATCGGCCTGAAGATTCTCTTCGAGCACCTGGCCGGCTGAAAGCTCAACACTTTCGGCGTCCCTCCAGGACAAAATTCCATCAGAATCAGTGAGTACCTGTTGGATGGAGAGTGCAAAGGGCTCACTGATTCTGGTTCCAGCCACGTCATCCGGCAATCCCCCCTGCCTGGCGGTTAATAAAAAATAATTCTACAATCCCTACAACAGATCTAAACAATCCTGTTATTCTTCCGACAAGAGACAGACAACATACTGTTTTTAAAAAATAATTTATTTCGGAGTACCAATGAAACGGGGTTTCTTTTTTGCGATTATCGTGTCTGTTCTCTGTATTTCCATCAATGTCTCGGCAACCGGAGCCAACAACCCCGCACGCCTCTTTCTGGTGGCAAGCTACGACTGTGACAACGTCTGCGGCGCTCCCCAGGAAACCGGGGCACTGAATGAGCTTCGCGACAACGACTGGATTGAAGGTGAGAACCTGATCGTCGGCCGATTCTACATGCAGACCAAAAGCCGCTACACATCCCCGGATGAAATTCATCAAAGAGGCCTGGCGGCCCTTGAGAAAATTCGTCAATTCAATCCCGATATCGTTCTCACGTTCGATGACAATGCGTTCCGGGAAGTCGGCCTGGCCCTGGCCGGTGGCCCGGTCCCCGTGGTCTTTTCCGGACTGAACGGCCAACCGGAAGATTACAACCGGATACGTCGTTTCATGACGTCACGCCAGCATCCGGAAGGCAATATCACCGGCGTTTATGAAAAATTGTATCTCGAACACTCCCTTGAAGTCCTGGCGGCGGCCTTTCCGGAGCTGCGGGGCGGCAAGGTGGTCGGCATCACGGATGATTCTCCCACCGGGAAAGCACTCAGCAAACAATTCCGGATAGAACTCGGTCAAACTCGTCAAATTGCCGGCCTGCAATGGGAAGAACGCCGGGTAAAAACCTTCGGTGAGTACCAGAAACTGATCCGGCAACTCAACGAGAATCCTGAAGTGGTCGCCATCTATCCGGTTGCCGTGCGGCTTCCCACCGCCGACGGAACCATCCGCACCGCCAGACAGATTTTTCCCTGGACCATCGCCCACAGCACCAAGCCGGAGTTGGCGCTCAATTACTACTTCTCCAAACTCGGCCTGTTCGGTGGAGCTGCTGTTGATTTTCGCAAAATGGGTGCCGTTGCCGGACGCCAGGTCGGTTGGATTCTGGAAGGACGCCACGCAGGTGACCTGGCCATTGTGGATGCCCCGGATTACGCTATCGTCTTCAACCTCACCCGCGCCGAAGAATTGGGGCTGCAGATACCGATGCCGCTACTGACCGCTGCTGACCATATCTACCGTTAAAAAATATGGATTCATGAATTTTCTCACCCGACTCCATTTCCGACAGAAACTGACACTGCTGATTTCGGTCGCACTCATTGTACCGTTGCTGGCATCCGTCCTGTTATTCAGCGGCATGATCAACCGACAGCTCAACCATAACTTCAGTCAACGACTCGAAGCCGATCTGGGAGCCTTGACATTGCTGCAGGAGCACCTGCGCAACAGTCTCGAGCAAGGGGTCGTTGGTCTGGCCAATGACAATACCCTGCAGATCACCAGCGACCTCAAGATCATTCCGCAACTGCAAAATTACCTGCAACGTCAAAGCCGGGCGCTGGACATTTCGGCCCTGCAGGTCTTCACTCCGTCAGGCCATCTTCTGGCGGCAACCGCGGAACTGCCGCAAAGCTGCTTTGATGCCCCGGGAACTCACCTGGTTACCGAAGGTCAGGGAGCCGTTCTGTGCACCCGGTCGACCATCCAGCAGGGAGAAAAACTGATCGGCTATATCGTCGGCGGCGAGCGACTGACCCTGCAGGCCATCGGGCACCATGCCCCGACCAGCCTGTTCGACGATTTCCTTTTGACACTTGACGGACAGGTGTTTCTCACCAACCTGGAAAGTCCGCCGGACAACATCTTCTCCGAACTGTCCTCGGCGAAAAAAGATGCCACCATCACTCTGTCCGGAACCAGGTATCGATCCCTCAGTCGTTGCATCAACGATGAAGGGCATCAGCTGTGTACTTCAGTGCTGCTGCCACTCAAACCCCTGCAACACAGTTTCTGGCGTACCGGCATACAGATCACGGGACTGGCCCTGCTCCTCTACCTGATCCTGCTGGTCATTCTACAACGCCTGATCAAGGGACTCACCGGGCCGATCCATCGTCTGACAAGGGCCGCGTCCCTGCTTGAAAAGGGGAGCGAACAAGAGTTGAAGCTCGACTTGAGCCGAGAGGATGAGTTCGGATTGCTCAACCGGACCTTCGCTCACATGGCCAGAACCCAGCGGAACCATACCCGTGAACTGGAGGCCCGGGTCGCCCAGCGAACCGCGGAACTGCAGAAAACGAACGATGCTCTGCGCCACGACATCCTGGCCCGACAAAAGGCGGAACGTGAAAAAGCTCAGCTCGAGGCGCAACTGCGCCAGACTCAGAAGATGGAGGCCCTCGGCACCATGGCCGGAGGTATCGCCCACGATTTCAACAACATCCTGATGCCGATCATCTGCTTTGCCGATCTGGCCCATATGCGCCTGGCAGAGGATCATGAAACCCGTCCCCTGCTGGAAGAA
It encodes:
- the fabI gene encoding enoyl-ACP reductase FabI; this encodes MGLMAGKRGVIFGVANDKSIAWGVARQLHEAGAEIAFTYLNEALERRVRPLAESLGSEIILPCDVASDEDIAAVFTELEKRWGQIDFVVHAVAFANREDLKNPFSQTSRDGFHLALDISAYSLIPMTRYAIPLMKEGGSVVTMTYLGAVMAVPEYNVMGVAKAALESSVRYLATELGEKNIRVNAVSAGPIKTLAASGVGNFKQKLHVMEERSPLQRLITQDEVGKATLYLLSDLASGVTGEIHYVDGGFNISAR
- a CDS encoding LysM peptidoglycan-binding domain-containing protein, which gives rise to MVVRILFISSLILLGGCGVRLSAPSPEVKAAAVGGAGGAPAEARQTCDISSLEAARDRMSLLPGDFVLADRALLESEEPSSTLDLETLADTLLLTGFDQHPPEDEGLTTPASGKLFDFPVVENAKVKYFIDYYTHAGRKGFVRWLARSGRYLPRMRAIFAEQGLPRDLAYLAMVESGFNERAYSWANAVGPWQFIEKTGRHYGLKTDWWRDERRDFEKSTYAAARFLADLHDRFDGNWYLAVAAYNAGGGKISRAVRKYKSTDFWDISRGNFLQPETRNYVPKLLAVLLISKQPGKYGFDTVELQQPLVYDEVALPSATDLEVIAKLAGSDYRTIKQLNPELKRWSTPPGERGYVVRLPKGSYRRFVDAYAALDPADRVKYLRHRVKPGDTLLSLSKRHHVRVNDIIALNAIRNPRALKIGSDLILPLKKGYTRRPLDELRDDYVRSYRRSYKVRNGDSLWSIAKKFNVTQKQLRVWNRLGWSNLIHPGQTLVVSSKGAGGKRLKKHRGPLKRIVYRVRAGDSLWTIGRRYDVPTRQILAWNNLAADHILHPGDKLTLLVPAG
- a CDS encoding DsbC family protein, with translation MNLLLTLLCLLFLTSPAAAFMAEGGGCGAGECSDCHSLDIPEATRLLEGGVDKVVKVEFAEMPGVWLVEVERNGQTFPLYLDFSKKYLIAGNIIRLKDKTNITAAAQEKERPKVDVSRIPLDDALLLGNPMAATRVIVFTDPRCPYCKRLHGELKKVVKLDPNIAFLIKFFPLKMHPDAYGLAKTLICKKDISLLDKVFAGEEIPSAECEAAAAVDANLKLVKELGINSTPTMILPDGTVSSGAKPAAVLLKMLGSKVTAEQD
- a CDS encoding Smr/MutS family protein, translating into MASRKSKKDFNNSPFKKLKGLSVPSPAKTPAPLPKPAPPTPAEAEEDFASAMDALGVARFSDGEDRSHPPVDLGEDPPTVPKSPASDEDEFLAALGQLDVCFVDELPEEEESTAAPRRMKQLQRGRLRVERDLDLHGLSRARAEEVFRHFLVDARYQGWTTVRVITGRGLHSPDGPVLRDAIEQLLKRESFTEVVEWGRAPRNLGGQGALILFLRTTPRD
- a CDS encoding manganese efflux pump MntP family protein translates to MDLITLFGLALALAMDAFAVALASSLSLPKLTGRHLFRLGWHFGLFQALMPVIGWLAGRLVQQWIVEVDHWIAFGLLTFIGGRMLWEALHHDGEEVRGDPTRGWTMVMLSVATSIDALAVGLTLAMLGVSIWFPALIIGLVAGILTVAGMLLGRRLGGRWGQPVEIIGGLVLIGIGLKILFEHLAG
- a CDS encoding ABC transporter substrate-binding protein, which gives rise to MKRGFFFAIIVSVLCISINVSATGANNPARLFLVASYDCDNVCGAPQETGALNELRDNDWIEGENLIVGRFYMQTKSRYTSPDEIHQRGLAALEKIRQFNPDIVLTFDDNAFREVGLALAGGPVPVVFSGLNGQPEDYNRIRRFMTSRQHPEGNITGVYEKLYLEHSLEVLAAAFPELRGGKVVGITDDSPTGKALSKQFRIELGQTRQIAGLQWEERRVKTFGEYQKLIRQLNENPEVVAIYPVAVRLPTADGTIRTARQIFPWTIAHSTKPELALNYYFSKLGLFGGAAVDFRKMGAVAGRQVGWILEGRHAGDLAIVDAPDYAIVFNLTRAEELGLQIPMPLLTAADHIYR
- a CDS encoding sensor domain-containing diguanylate cyclase, encoding MTREQIIQGVMDAGALPTLSSVASKLIEITGREETTIYQISSLVAQDVSLSAKLLKVVNSAFYSFPNEVRTIQQAVAILGTNAVRSLVLSFSFLDAEHARRQTGFDYQRFWEQSLATAVAARMLVEEVETDVDPEEVFTVCLLENIGVLILAKAFPEQYDAVLRKCETDAEELFVLEERELGADHSFVGCHAARHWQFPETLVQPILYHHDPSSYQGGNREMEKVVVVAYLAGLVANILYSGHPLEYADRFRREAKKRLGLKSGVVDQVFENVNREVSRAADYFGLKIAGTPSVPEILQRANIELATLNMSYEQVNRELVEAKLELERLNAELEEKNRYLEQIANLDGLTGIFNHRYFQESLNREMNRAVRTGRGLSLIMIDLDKFKNINDFYGHQAGDFVLKEACRIWGEQLRDYDLLARYGGEEFIVILPETDVDEALVVAEKLRQTTAGHEFDNGGERYSVTASFGVAAYDPVDVNAGRNLLIEQADTALYAAKEGGRNRVERYVAKKAGWLKRLKG
- the hflX gene encoding GTPase HflX, whose product is MAVIHGTTTGLKASRIQALERIYRRRIPGGEVITGELARYLTELSFELRRQIGIIVDRRGTVLHVILGDDREIVIPDLSDYGLGRSGLRGLRCIHTHLRQEPLSQDDINDLSLLRLDLMVAIGVDDQGLPGRTEIAHLLPTNPAGTTCERLSFADFYQLDLVFDAFIHALDDELERDLAATVDLDDGRERAILISVNGGKPRQVEESLAELAELARTADVQVLDRVVQRTHRIHPRYLMGEGKLKEVVIRALQQRATMLIFDHDLAPAQVGAIAAITDLKVIDRSQLILDIFARRAHTRDGKVQVELAQLKYILPRLTGRGTAFSRLMGGIGGRGPGETKLEIDRRRTRDRIRRLEKQLQELTRGRRQRRQRRVRAGVPVISIVGYTNAGKSTLLNALTQSATFTEDLLFATLDTASRRLRFPSDREVIITDTVGFIRQLPKSLLGAFRATLEELEDADLILHLVDLSNPQFESQISAVEKILQDLNLQHLPRLLVFNKIDQVPEEELQPLCRRFGALPISALQRRSFDPLLAELERRFWPEEARNT